A genomic segment from Microbacterium sp. SORGH_AS_0428 encodes:
- a CDS encoding DUF6351 family protein, whose product MLASAAAAIGVVVALAAPLGSAAAADDLSLTVLSGRADTVTGGDALIAVDGADETTVVTADGRDVTASFTAVNGRLIGLVEDLPLGSSEVTARSASGSETLEIQNHPGSGPVFSGPQHPMYCTASGAPWNLGPTDENCHVAEARVSFRYRTTGGAWADYPTDGSTPGDVATATVEGRTVPYVVRLERGTINRAVYETAMLAGPADPAPTYAARAAGWNGKLAYTFGGACGVGYWQGSSTGGVENDMLLSRGYIVASATFNVFAQNCNDVTSAETAMMVKEHVIEQVGPVTYTIGSGGSAGTMQQLLLANNYPGIIDGVMGDIGYPDERTTTVAGHDCTNLLGFWGSPAGSGWTDAQKLAVTGHAQLFTCTGFTWFTGVDNPRAGCNAAVPVGDRWSEANPDGLRCTIADMVQNVYGVDDQGRGLRVLPDNVGVQYGLAALQSGAISPEQFVALNENAGGMDVDGTRTSARSEASIEAIEQAYRTGRINLMTGGLAYTPVIEMRRYTDPTGDFHERYRSAIIRERMLDAYGNADTHVSWTSKDAGYASAMYTAGLDKLEEWLDNIVAMGGFGDRARTVAARPAGLGDGCYTDDGFVSEQLDYENSQSTCNQLFPYHSEPRYVAGESLSRDVLKCQLTTPLRADYPVMTDGQWERLTAAFPTGVCDWSKPSQGRVDYAGVWQSFETQPDAVLEAPVVAGEARVGTELSVSAASTTPGATLGYQWFADGVAIEGAVSASFTPEAAHEGAALTARVSVVAEGYRPASRVSAATAPVAAASSPSNPPSPSPSPSTSAWATVDVGDGRFEQGGTLVARVSGLAPGQRIAAEIRSDPYALAGIPAADAEGRITIRSTIPASIPAGGHTLVIASGDLEPLRVPITIVPAGTLASTGGSVPWELLALGAGVLVLGAGARRDRATSRPGALLIGCGEVLATSPHPLRRDGRHGG is encoded by the coding sequence ATGCTCGCGTCCGCCGCTGCCGCGATCGGAGTGGTGGTGGCGCTCGCCGCGCCGCTCGGGTCGGCCGCCGCCGCGGACGACCTCTCGCTGACCGTGCTCTCCGGTCGCGCGGACACCGTGACGGGGGGTGACGCGCTCATCGCGGTGGATGGCGCGGACGAGACCACGGTCGTGACCGCGGACGGGCGTGACGTCACCGCCTCCTTCACCGCCGTGAACGGGCGCCTCATCGGACTCGTCGAGGATCTGCCCCTCGGATCGAGCGAGGTGACCGCTCGATCGGCCTCGGGCTCCGAGACTCTCGAGATCCAGAACCATCCCGGCTCCGGCCCGGTCTTCTCCGGCCCCCAGCATCCGATGTACTGCACCGCATCCGGGGCGCCGTGGAACCTCGGTCCCACGGATGAGAACTGTCACGTCGCCGAGGCCCGTGTCAGCTTCCGCTACCGCACGACGGGCGGCGCCTGGGCCGACTATCCCACCGATGGCTCGACGCCCGGCGACGTCGCCACCGCGACCGTCGAGGGGCGCACCGTGCCCTATGTCGTCCGGCTCGAGCGTGGCACCATCAACCGCGCGGTATACGAGACGGCGATGCTCGCCGGTCCCGCCGACCCCGCGCCCACGTATGCCGCGCGTGCGGCGGGCTGGAACGGGAAGCTGGCCTACACCTTCGGCGGGGCATGCGGCGTGGGTTACTGGCAGGGTTCGAGCACGGGCGGCGTCGAGAACGACATGCTGCTCTCGCGCGGCTACATCGTCGCCTCGGCGACCTTCAACGTGTTCGCGCAGAACTGCAACGACGTCACGAGCGCGGAGACCGCCATGATGGTCAAGGAGCACGTGATCGAGCAGGTCGGGCCCGTCACGTACACGATCGGTTCGGGCGGCTCGGCCGGCACCATGCAGCAGCTGCTGCTGGCCAACAACTACCCCGGCATCATCGACGGCGTGATGGGCGACATCGGTTACCCCGACGAGCGTACGACGACCGTCGCCGGACACGACTGCACCAACCTGCTCGGATTCTGGGGCTCGCCCGCAGGGTCCGGATGGACGGATGCGCAGAAGCTCGCCGTGACCGGGCATGCTCAGCTGTTCACCTGCACGGGCTTCACCTGGTTCACCGGTGTCGACAACCCGCGCGCCGGTTGCAACGCGGCCGTTCCGGTCGGCGACCGCTGGTCGGAGGCCAACCCCGACGGGCTGCGGTGCACGATCGCCGACATGGTGCAGAACGTCTACGGCGTCGACGACCAGGGTCGCGGGCTGCGCGTCCTCCCGGACAACGTCGGGGTGCAGTACGGTCTGGCCGCTCTCCAGTCGGGCGCGATCTCACCCGAGCAGTTCGTCGCTCTGAACGAGAACGCCGGCGGGATGGACGTCGACGGCACACGCACCTCCGCCCGCTCTGAGGCGAGCATCGAGGCCATCGAGCAGGCGTATCGCACGGGCCGGATCAACCTCATGACCGGTGGGCTCGCCTACACGCCGGTGATAGAGATGCGTCGCTACACCGACCCGACCGGCGACTTCCACGAGCGGTACCGCTCGGCGATCATCCGAGAGCGCATGCTCGACGCCTACGGCAACGCCGACACCCACGTCAGCTGGACGAGCAAGGACGCGGGATACGCGAGCGCGATGTACACCGCGGGTCTGGACAAGCTGGAGGAGTGGCTGGACAACATCGTCGCGATGGGTGGCTTCGGCGACCGGGCACGAACGGTCGCCGCGCGCCCCGCCGGTCTCGGTGACGGGTGCTACACCGATGACGGATTCGTCTCGGAGCAGCTCGACTACGAGAACTCGCAGAGCACCTGCAACCAGTTGTTCCCGTACCACTCCGAGCCCCGCTATGTCGCGGGAGAATCCCTCTCGCGCGACGTGCTGAAGTGCCAGCTGACGACACCGCTGCGTGCGGACTACCCCGTCATGACCGACGGGCAGTGGGAGCGACTGACCGCCGCGTTCCCCACGGGTGTCTGCGACTGGTCGAAGCCCAGCCAGGGGCGGGTGGACTACGCCGGCGTCTGGCAGAGTTTCGAGACGCAGCCGGATGCGGTTCTCGAGGCGCCCGTGGTCGCGGGGGAGGCGCGCGTGGGCACGGAACTCTCGGTGTCGGCGGCGAGCACGACGCCGGGCGCGACGCTCGGCTACCAGTGGTTCGCCGACGGTGTCGCGATCGAGGGCGCCGTGTCGGCGTCGTTCACGCCCGAGGCGGCGCACGAGGGCGCGGCGCTCACGGCGCGCGTGTCGGTCGTCGCCGAAGGCTACCGCCCGGCATCCCGTGTCTCCGCAGCCACCGCACCGGTTGCTGCGGCGTCGTCACCCTCGAACCCGCCCTCGCCCTCGCCGTCGCCGAGCACATCGGCGTGGGCGACGGTCGACGTCGGCGATGGCCGATTCGAACAGGGCGGCACCCTCGTCGCGCGGGTCTCGGGGCTCGCCCCGGGTCAGCGCATCGCGGCCGAGATCCGCAGCGATCCGTATGCGCTGGCCGGGATCCCCGCGGCGGATGCGGAGGGGCGGATCACGATCCGTTCGACGATCCCGGCGAGCATCCCCGCGGGTGGGCACACGCTCGTGATCGCCTCCGGCGACCTCGAACCCCTGCGCGTGCCGATCACGATCGTTCCCGCGGGAACCCTGGCCTCGACCGGCGGAAGCGTCCCGTGGGAGCTCCTCGCTCTCGGCGCAGGGGTCCTGGTGCTCGGCGCAGGCGCCCGTCGTGATCGCGCGACGTCGCGGCCAGGCGCGCTCCTGATCGGGTGCGGGGAGGTGCTCGCCACCTCCCCGCATCCGCTGCGCCGAGATGGACGTCACGGGGGTTAA
- a CDS encoding PaaX family transcriptional regulator C-terminal domain-containing protein, with the protein MSDTRQAPTVSIGRKRSPAHQILTLFGDYWWGADAPMPTGALLAAMSDLGVKAPATRASLTRLTDRDLLVLSKSGRRTSHALTDRGAAVLADEARWLQRFGREDPVWDGLWSAVLFSIPEKERPLRHAARTRLRWLGYAPLYDGVWISPFDSVGTAVDALGSLGVGQVSSFRGVLATAPGDSPTRAWDLSEVEQEYAEFLTRVATGDGGETLTPAAALEQRTSLMLAWQSFRHAEPGHPMRLMPAAWPRERARDAFVAVYDALGPAAEERMREHVAAIEPALAGVVRPQRLS; encoded by the coding sequence GTGAGCGACACCCGACAGGCGCCGACGGTCAGCATCGGCCGCAAGCGGTCGCCGGCGCACCAGATCCTGACCCTTTTCGGGGACTACTGGTGGGGGGCCGACGCGCCGATGCCGACCGGGGCGTTGCTGGCCGCGATGTCGGATCTGGGAGTGAAGGCGCCCGCGACCCGGGCGAGCCTGACGCGGCTGACCGACCGCGACCTGCTCGTCCTTAGCAAGTCCGGGCGGCGCACGAGCCACGCCCTCACCGACCGCGGCGCCGCGGTACTGGCGGACGAGGCCCGGTGGCTGCAGCGTTTCGGCCGGGAGGATCCGGTGTGGGACGGTCTGTGGAGTGCGGTGCTCTTCTCGATCCCCGAGAAGGAGCGGCCTCTGCGCCATGCCGCGCGCACCCGGCTGCGCTGGCTGGGCTACGCCCCCCTGTACGACGGCGTGTGGATCTCGCCGTTCGATTCCGTCGGCACGGCCGTGGACGCCCTCGGCTCACTCGGGGTGGGGCAGGTCTCCAGCTTCCGGGGCGTGTTGGCCACGGCGCCGGGAGACAGCCCGACGCGCGCGTGGGATCTCTCCGAGGTGGAGCAGGAGTATGCCGAGTTCCTCACGCGCGTCGCCACCGGCGATGGCGGCGAGACGCTCACGCCAGCGGCAGCGCTCGAGCAGCGCACCTCGCTCATGCTCGCGTGGCAGTCGTTCCGCCACGCCGAACCCGGCCATCCGATGCGCCTCATGCCCGCGGCGTGGCCGCGTGAACGCGCACGAGACGCCTTCGTCGCCGTGTACGACGCGCTCGGGCCTGCGGCGGAGGAACGGATGCGGGAACACGTCGCGGCCATCGAGCCCGCACTGGCGGGTGTGGTCCGACCTCAGCGACTTTCCTGA